The Streptomyces sp. NBC_01197 genome window below encodes:
- a CDS encoding bifunctional glycosyltransferase 87/phosphatase PAP2 family protein, which translates to MKRVEGRRGVANDGHSGARTAVGAGAGIERARAVLWLVVAALAIRQVAAILRLPPSRRLTDLETWTGADGVLHIGGPLYATGKFTGTPFAGLVLKPLTRSAEQSLGVVWTFGSLLLVVALGVVAARALPGEVSRRTSLIAAPVAISLLMLSLPVRNAFHLGQTSIIPVLLVLLGCFAVRDERGSGALIGLGAALQPTVLLFVPLLWLTGRKRAALSAGAAFAVCTALAWALMARDSWTYWIHHVAGAGLGSHPDGLANQSMHGALLRFGLHGPLEIVAFLVLAAAVSVLALRRAARYAKDGQLLLAVAVTGCAAVAVSPTAWQHQLLWVLLAVVGRVGRRVADRMVWPAVVVLVSTLPGTMLLPNMAALYPVRDNAVLLTALAAACAVPFMGSTAPGWDAAEPTVHATPVQARWSRVPLLPFWRRVLIRPNLLLELLAIRVGYSVYSHIRAAATGGRSTAEAHGRTVVAIEKALHINIEHWANHAVVKVHWLESFFDFYYESFHFVVPLAILAVLYVRRPSDYRWARTSLSFATLLGLVGFYFFPLAPPRLMPGLGFIDTVHGVQDLAHPDYGAMTAMTNQYAAMPSLHFGWALWCGITVAVLVPKRWMKAVALLHPLFTVSAIIATANHWVLDAIGGATVVALGFGLTYLLAGPRKLLAPPGDVATNVPEGMTKREPKPEPEAAGAG; encoded by the coding sequence ATGAAACGGGTGGAGGGCCGGCGCGGCGTGGCGAACGACGGGCACAGCGGAGCGCGGACTGCGGTGGGCGCAGGAGCGGGAATCGAGCGGGCACGGGCGGTGCTCTGGCTGGTCGTCGCGGCACTGGCGATCCGGCAGGTGGCGGCCATACTGCGGTTGCCGCCCAGCAGACGCCTCACCGACCTGGAGACGTGGACGGGCGCCGACGGTGTGCTGCACATCGGCGGACCGCTCTACGCGACCGGGAAGTTCACCGGGACCCCGTTCGCCGGTCTGGTACTGAAACCGCTGACCCGCTCCGCCGAGCAGAGCCTCGGTGTCGTCTGGACCTTCGGGTCGCTGCTGCTCGTCGTCGCCCTCGGCGTGGTCGCGGCGCGCGCGCTGCCGGGTGAGGTCTCCCGGCGTACGTCGCTGATCGCCGCCCCCGTCGCGATCAGTCTGCTGATGCTCTCGCTGCCGGTGCGCAACGCCTTCCACCTGGGCCAGACCAGCATCATTCCGGTGCTGCTCGTCCTGCTGGGGTGCTTCGCCGTACGGGACGAGCGCGGCTCCGGCGCGCTCATCGGGCTCGGGGCCGCGCTCCAGCCCACCGTGCTGCTCTTCGTGCCGCTGCTCTGGCTGACCGGCCGCAAACGCGCCGCGCTCTCCGCCGGCGCCGCCTTCGCCGTCTGTACCGCGCTCGCCTGGGCTCTGATGGCGCGTGACTCCTGGACGTACTGGATCCACCACGTGGCGGGAGCCGGCCTCGGCTCGCACCCGGACGGGCTCGCCAACCAGTCGATGCACGGCGCGCTGCTGCGCTTCGGGCTGCACGGGCCGCTGGAGATCGTGGCCTTCCTGGTCCTCGCCGCCGCGGTCTCGGTGCTCGCGCTGCGCCGCGCGGCGCGGTACGCGAAGGACGGGCAGCTGCTGCTCGCCGTCGCGGTGACGGGCTGCGCCGCGGTCGCCGTCTCGCCGACCGCCTGGCAGCACCAGCTGCTCTGGGTGCTGCTCGCGGTCGTCGGCCGGGTCGGCCGGCGCGTCGCCGACCGGATGGTCTGGCCCGCCGTGGTCGTGCTGGTGAGCACCCTGCCGGGCACGATGCTGCTGCCCAACATGGCGGCGCTGTACCCGGTACGGGACAACGCGGTGCTGCTGACCGCGCTGGCGGCGGCCTGCGCCGTGCCGTTCATGGGCAGCACCGCGCCCGGCTGGGACGCGGCGGAGCCCACCGTCCACGCGACACCCGTCCAGGCCCGCTGGAGCCGGGTCCCGCTGCTGCCGTTCTGGCGGCGGGTGCTGATCCGCCCCAATCTGCTGCTCGAACTCCTCGCGATCCGCGTCGGCTACTCGGTGTACTCGCACATCAGGGCCGCCGCGACCGGCGGCCGGTCGACCGCCGAGGCGCACGGCCGTACGGTCGTCGCGATCGAGAAGGCGCTGCACATCAACATCGAGCACTGGGCCAACCACGCGGTGGTCAAGGTCCACTGGCTCGAATCGTTCTTCGACTTCTACTACGAGTCGTTCCACTTCGTGGTGCCGCTGGCGATCCTCGCCGTGCTGTACGTCCGCCGCCCCAGCGACTACCGCTGGGCGCGTACGTCGCTCTCGTTCGCGACCCTTCTCGGCCTGGTCGGGTTCTACTTCTTCCCGCTGGCCCCGCCCCGGCTGATGCCGGGCCTGGGCTTCATCGACACGGTGCACGGGGTGCAGGACCTGGCGCACCCGGACTACGGCGCGATGACCGCGATGACCAACCAGTACGCGGCGATGCCCTCGCTGCACTTCGGCTGGGCGCTGTGGTGCGGCATCACCGTCGCCGTCCTGGTCCCGAAGCGCTGGATGAAGGCGGTCGCGCTGCTGCACCCGCTCTTCACGGTCAGCGCGATCATCGCCACCGCCAACCACTGGGTGCTCGACGCGATCGGCGGGGCGACGGTGGTGGCGCTCGGCTTCGGGCTCACCTATCTGCTGGCCGGCCCGCGTAAGCTGCTGGCGCCG